The DNA region CCGAACAGCACCGCAGCGCAAGCCTGTTCATCACCTGCGACAACAAGTGGCCCGGGATCATCGACGCGGTCGACCAGGCCATGCGCCGGGTCATGCCGCGCAACAAGCCCTGCCGCGTCCGTCGGACCGGCTGCCAGGTGGTCAAGCTCTACTCCCAGCACCTGTCCTGCTACTTCCCCCAGCACGGCCCGGGAAAGAAGCACGAGCGCGCCATAGCCCTCGAACCCTGGCAGCAGGAGATCGTCGACGCCCATCCCTGGGAGTTCCTCCGCGGGCTGATCCACTCCGACGGCTGCCGCATCACCAACTGGACGACCCGCACCGTCGGCGGCGTCCCGAAGCGCTACGAGTACCCGCGCTACTTCTTCACCAACACCTCGGCCGACATCGTCCGCCTCTTCACGGACACCCTCGACGCCGTCGGAGTCCGGTGGAGGTCCGTCACCCGCCCCACGGGCGCCGTCAACGTCTCCGTCGCCCGCAAGGCCTGCGTCGCCCTGATGGACACCCGCATCGGCCCGAAGTACTGACGCCGGTGCGGCTCCGCCGGGGCGGAGCCGCACCGGGGCGGTCAGTCGTCGAGCGTGCCCACGTGGTGGACGCGGACGAGGTTGGTGGAGCCGGCGAGGCCGGGCGGGGAGCCGGCGGTGATGACGACGATGTCGCCCTTCTCGCACCGGCCGAGGGAGAGCAGGGCGGCGTCGACCTGCTCGACCATCTGGTCGGTGGTGGGGGCGAACGGGCCGAGGAAGGTCTCCACGCCCCAGGTGAGGGCGAGTTGGCTGCGGACGGCGGGTTCGTAGGTGAAGGCGAGGACGGGGATCGGCGAGCGGTAGCGGGTCAGCCGGCGCGCGGTGTCGCCGGACTGGGTGAAGGCGATCAGGTACTTGGCGTGCAGGAAGTCGCCGATCTCGGCGGCGGCCCGGGCGACCGCGCCGCCCTGGGTGCGGGGCTTGCTGCCCGCGGTGAGCGGCGGGAGGCCGGCGGCGAGGATGTCCTCCTCCGCGGCCTGGATGATGCGGCCCATGGTGCGGACCGTCTCGACCGGGAACTTCCCGACCGAGGTCTCGCCGGAGAGCATGACCGCGTCGGTGCCGTCGAGGACGGCGTTGGCGACGTCGGAGGCCTCGGCGCGGGTGGGCCGGGAGGTGTTGATCATCGAGTCGAGCATCTGGGTGGCGACGATGACCGGCTTGGCGTTGCGCTTGGCGAGCTTGACGGCGCGCTTCTGGACCATCGGGACCTGTTCGAGGGGCATCTCCACGCCCAGGTCGCCGCGGGCCACCATGACGCCGTCGAAGCGGTCGACGATGGAGTCGAGGTTCTGCACCGCCTGCGGCTTCTCGATCTTGGCGATGACCGGGACGAAGCGCCCCTCCTCCTCCATCACGCGGTGGACGTCCTCGACGTCCTTGCCGCTGCGGACGAAGGAGAGGGCGATCAGGTCGGCGCCGGTCCGCAGGGCCCACCGGAGGTCGGCGACGTCCTTCTCGCTGAGCGCGGGGACGGAGACGGCGACGCCGGGGAGGTTGAGGCCCTTGTGGTCGGAGACGAGGCCGCCCTCGATGACGAGGCAGCGGACCCGGGGCCCGTCGACCTCGACGACCTCCAGGGTGACGCGCCCGTCGTCGACGAGGATCCGCTCGCCGGGGGTGACGTCGCCGGCGAGGCCGGGGTAGGTGGTGCCGCAGCCGTTCTGGTCTCCCTCGACGCCGTTGTCGGTGGAGATGGTGAACAGGTCGCCGCGTTCGAGAAGTACGGGGCCTTCGGTGAAGGTGCCCAGGCGGATCTTCGGGCCTTGAAGGTCGGCGAGCACGCCGACGCTGCGGCCGGTCTCGTCCGCGGCCTTGCGGACCCGGCGGTAGCGCTCCTCGTGCTCGATGTGGGAGCCGTGGCTCAGGTTGAAGCGGGCGATGTCCATCCCGGCGTCGACCAGGGACTTGATCTGGTCGTACGAGTCGGTGGCGGGCCCGAGGGTACAGACGATTTTTGCTCGGCGCATACAGCTGAGCGTAGGCATTACCGGCGCGTAACGTCGACGCGCGTCCGGACCGCGGGATGACCGTTGCCGTAAGGAGAGTTGAACATATCTGACACGGTGTCGGACCGGTGTGCGAGAGGTCCCCGCCGACGGCCGCGGATCGACCTCCGATGCGATTCCGTGAAGGGGTGTTCACCCCTGGTTCACCGTGGCTTCCGCCGTCGCTCGCGGCCCGGCGGGACGCTCGTCACCCGGGTGG from Kitasatospora sp. NBC_00458 includes:
- a CDS encoding helix-turn-helix domain-containing protein, which codes for MTNASVREQAVHLLRRGTRNTEVGRRLGVPSGTVSWWKHEDLARHGTLPGRKRSTCTHCYGDALDQPAYSYLLGLYLGDGHITWPEQHRSASLFITCDNKWPGIIDAVDQAMRRVMPRNKPCRVRRTGCQVVKLYSQHLSCYFPQHGPGKKHERAIALEPWQQEIVDAHPWEFLRGLIHSDGCRITNWTTRTVGGVPKRYEYPRYFFTNTSADIVRLFTDTLDAVGVRWRSVTRPTGAVNVSVARKACVALMDTRIGPKY
- the pyk gene encoding pyruvate kinase; translation: MRRAKIVCTLGPATDSYDQIKSLVDAGMDIARFNLSHGSHIEHEERYRRVRKAADETGRSVGVLADLQGPKIRLGTFTEGPVLLERGDLFTISTDNGVEGDQNGCGTTYPGLAGDVTPGERILVDDGRVTLEVVEVDGPRVRCLVIEGGLVSDHKGLNLPGVAVSVPALSEKDVADLRWALRTGADLIALSFVRSGKDVEDVHRVMEEEGRFVPVIAKIEKPQAVQNLDSIVDRFDGVMVARGDLGVEMPLEQVPMVQKRAVKLAKRNAKPVIVATQMLDSMINTSRPTRAEASDVANAVLDGTDAVMLSGETSVGKFPVETVRTMGRIIQAAEEDILAAGLPPLTAGSKPRTQGGAVARAAAEIGDFLHAKYLIAFTQSGDTARRLTRYRSPIPVLAFTYEPAVRSQLALTWGVETFLGPFAPTTDQMVEQVDAALLSLGRCEKGDIVVITAGSPPGLAGSTNLVRVHHVGTLDD